One segment of Phragmites australis chromosome 13, lpPhrAust1.1, whole genome shotgun sequence DNA contains the following:
- the LOC133889840 gene encoding oxalate--CoA ligase-like produces the protein MEPPTLTALLKKASAAFPSRRAVAVPGKIQLTHAALDALVDAAAAQLAADAGVLPGRVVALSFPNTIELVIMFLAVIRARAVAAPLNPAYTQEEFEFYLSDSEARLLITNAEGNAAAQAAAAKLGLVHAAASLQDAAGPLHLAGLPTDSHKENGNGSRDSALFNNDPSDLALFLHTSGTTSRPKGVPLTQGNLAASVQNISSVYRLAETDATVIVLPLFHVHGLLCGLLSSLASGASVSLPAAGRFSASTFWADMLASGATWYTTVPTIHQIILDRHASKPEPQYPALRFIRSCSASLAPVILEKLEAAFGAAVLEAYAMTEASHLMTSNPLPQDGLRKPGSVGRPVGQEMAILDEEGGRVAPGKPGEVCIRGANVTKGYKNNPEANEAAFRFGWFHTGDIGVVDEEGYLHLVGRIKELINRGGEKISPIEVDAVLLDHPAVKQAVSFGVPDEKYGEEINCAVIPRDGSPLGEEEVLAHCRRNLAAFKVPKKVFITDELPKTATGKIQRRIVAQHFVQPAKA, from the exons ATGGAGCCCCCCACGCTCACGGCGCTGCTCAAGAAGGCGTCCGCCGCCTTCCCGTCCCgccgcgccgtcgccgtcccGGGTAAGATCCAGCTCACGCACGCCGCTCTCGACGCGCTTGTTGATGCGGCGGCCGCGCAGCTCGCCGCGGATGCAGGAGTCCTCCCTGGGCGCGTCGTCGCGCTATCCTTCCCCAACACCATCGAG CTGGTGATCATGTTCCTGGCGGTGATCCGGGCGCGCGCCGTGGCGGCGCCGCTCAACCCGGCCTACACGCAGGAGGAGTTCGAGTTCTACCTCTCCGACTCCGAGGCGCGCCTCCTCATAACCAACGCCGAGGGCAACGCCGCCGCGCAGGCCGCCGCAGCCAAGCTGGGCCTCGTCCACGCCGCAGCGAGCCTCCAGGACGCGGCCGGCCCGCTCCACCTCGCCGGCCTCCCGACGGACTCCCACAAAGAGAACGGGAACGGCTCCCGCGATTCGGCCCTTTTCAACAACGACCCGTCGGATTTGGCCCTGTTCCTGCACACCTCCGGCACGACGAGCCGGCCCAAGGGTGTTCCTCTCACGCAGGGCAACCTGGCGGCGTCCGTCCAGAACATCAGCTCCGTGTACCGCCTCGCCGAGACGGACGCCACCGTGATCGTGCTCCCGCTATTCCACGTGCACGGCCTCCTCTGCGGGCTCCTCAGCTCCCTGGCCTCCGGCGCCTCCGTGTCGctccccgccgccggccgcttCTCGGCGTCCACCTTCTGGGCCGACATGCTCGCGTCGGGCGCCACGTGGTACACCACCGTGCCCACGATCCACCAGATCATCCTGGACCGCCACGCCTCCAAGCCCGAGCCGCAGTACCCGGCGCTCCGGTTCATCCGCAGCTGCAGCGCGTCCCTGGCGCCGGTCATCCTGGAGAAGCTGGAGGCGGCGTTCGGCGCGGCGGTGCTGGAGGCGTACGCGATGACTGAGGCGTCCCACCTGATGACGTCGAACCCGCTGCCGCAGGACGGGCTGAGGAAGCCCGGGTCGGTTGGGCGGCCCGTGGGCCAGGAGATGGCGATCCTGGACGAGGAGGGCGGCCGCGTGGCGCCCGGGAAACCTGGCGAGGTGTGCATCCGTGGCGCCAACGTGACCAAGGGTTACAAGAACAACCCGGAGGCGAACGAGGCGGCATTCAGGTTCGGGTGGTTCCACACGGGCGACATCGGCGTGGTGGACGAGGAGGGGTACCTGCACCTCGTGGGCCGCATCAAGGAGCTCATCAACCGCGGCGGCGAGAAGATATCGCCCATCGAGGTGGACGCCGTGCTGCTCGACCATCCGGCCGTCAAGCAGGCCGTCTCTTTCGGCGTGCCCGACGAAAAGTACGGCGAGGAG ATCAACTGCGCTGTGATCCCTCGTGACGGTTCGCCGCTCGGGGAGGAGGAAGTTTTGGCGCACTGCCGGAGGAACCTGGCGGCGTTCAAGGTGCCCAAGAAGGTGTTCATCACCGACGAGCTGCCAAAGACGGCCACCGGCAAGATCCAGCGCCGCATCGTCGCGCAGCACTTCGTTCAGCCGGCCAAGGCCTGA
- the LOC133888374 gene encoding probable phospholipid hydroperoxide glutathione peroxidase isoform X1: MDAMRLSMKRTNFRILGFLFTVTLFVILNILRALQDARGNDVELSRYKGKVVLIVNVASRRGLTNSNYTELGLLHEKYGDKGLEILAFPCTNLVDKSQVAMSRLRSLLAPASKQDTLFLARLNGNAAPLYKFLKSQKGGLFGERIKWNFTKFLVGKDGHVVSRYASTSSPLSIENNIQKLLEA, encoded by the exons atggaTGCAATGAGACTATCTATGAAGAGAACAAACTTTCGAATACTTGGGTTTCTTTTCACAGTTACGCTATTTGTAATTTTGAATATCTTGAGAGCTTTGCAGGATGCAAGGGGAAATGATGTGGAGCTCAGCAGATACAAAGGGAAGGTTGTGCTTATCGTGAATGTGGCATCTCGTCG TGGTCTGACGAATTCCAACTACACTGAGCTGGGATTGCTCCATGAGAAATATGGGGACAAAG GGTTGGAGATACTGGCGTTTCCATGCACCAATTTGGTGGACAAGAGCCAGGTAGCAATGAGCAGATTGCGGAGTCTGCTTGCACCCGCTTCAAAGCAAGATACCCTATTTTTGGCAAG GTTGAATGGCAATGCTGCTCCGTTGTACAAGTTCCTGAAGTCACAGAAAGGTGGTCTCTTTGGAGAGCGCATCAAATGGAACTTCACCAAGTTTTTAGTTGGCAAAGATGGGCACGTCGTGAGCAGATATGCATCAACAAGCTCTCCATTGAGCATTGAG AATAACATTCAGAAACTTTTAGAGGCCTAG
- the LOC133888374 gene encoding probable phospholipid hydroperoxide glutathione peroxidase isoform X2, translating into MGAAESSSKLAGSIHDFVVKDARGNDVELSRYKGKVVLIVNVASRRGLTNSNYTELGLLHEKYGDKGLEILAFPCTNLVDKSQVAMSRLRSLLAPASKQDTLFLARLNGNAAPLYKFLKSQKGGLFGERIKWNFTKFLVGKDGHVVSRYASTSSPLSIENNIQKLLEA; encoded by the exons ATGGGTGCAGCGGAGTCATCTTCCAAGCTTGCTGGCTCCATCCATGACTTTGTCGTCAAG GATGCAAGGGGAAATGATGTGGAGCTCAGCAGATACAAAGGGAAGGTTGTGCTTATCGTGAATGTGGCATCTCGTCG TGGTCTGACGAATTCCAACTACACTGAGCTGGGATTGCTCCATGAGAAATATGGGGACAAAG GGTTGGAGATACTGGCGTTTCCATGCACCAATTTGGTGGACAAGAGCCAGGTAGCAATGAGCAGATTGCGGAGTCTGCTTGCACCCGCTTCAAAGCAAGATACCCTATTTTTGGCAAG GTTGAATGGCAATGCTGCTCCGTTGTACAAGTTCCTGAAGTCACAGAAAGGTGGTCTCTTTGGAGAGCGCATCAAATGGAACTTCACCAAGTTTTTAGTTGGCAAAGATGGGCACGTCGTGAGCAGATATGCATCAACAAGCTCTCCATTGAGCATTGAG AATAACATTCAGAAACTTTTAGAGGCCTAG
- the LOC133888373 gene encoding AT-hook motif nuclear-localized protein 9-like translates to MDGKELISQSDLQSFYGQQQHRALGGGHSPSPLAGMHSVIRPMPNMSMSATAILNSIGGGSLAGMQFHMDPTPPPPPLLHNNSMSSVSGSGSGTVPAGPPAANHAEPVKRKRGRPRKYGPDGAMKASAAAQQQHLVSAPPRMGSMSGHDMVASSDLEDPAQKKRRGRPPGTGKKQQPSTSVGNAFAGSAGTSFTPHIITASPSEDVAGKIAAFVNQSSRAVCVLSAMGSVSRVVLRHPADASPMSRVHASQPYKNPSIYEGFYEILSLSGSYNLNEGSQSQQSGGLSVTLCSPDRNVIGGVLGGQLVAASMVQVVLGTFHQAGSRPKSKKAGKQPAFSSDSLTGGQEASPSSGHNQNLTPPSVTGGWPSSGIFDTRSSSIDINSSRG, encoded by the exons ATGGATGGCAAGGAACTCATCTCACAGTCCGACCTGCAGTCCTTCTAcgggcagcagcagcacaggGCGCTGGGCGGCGGGCATAGCCCGTCCCCGCTCGCCGGGATGCACTCCGTCATCCGCCCCATGCCCAACATGAGCATGAGCGCCACGGCGATCCTCAACTCCATCGGCGGGGGCTCCCTCGCCGGCATGCAGTTCCATATGGaccccacgccgccgccgcctccattGCTGCACAACAACAGCATGAGCTCCGTCTCTGGCTCTGGTTCTGGCACTGTGCCGGCCGGGCCGCCTGCTGCGAATCACGCGGAGCCGGTCAAGCGGAAGAGAGGAAGGCCACGTAAATACGGGCCTGACGGGGCTATGAAAGCGTCTGCGGCGGCGCAGCAGCAACACCTGGTGAGCGCTCCGCCAAGGATGGGGTCCATGTCCGGGCATGACATGGTGGCCAGCTCGGACCTGGAGGACCCGGCACAGAAGAAGCGGCGTGGGCGGCCGCCTGGGACGGGGAAGAAGCAGCAGCCCTCGACGTCTGTAG GCAATGCGTTCGCTGGTTCAGCTGGGACGAGCTTCACTCCGCACATCATCACAGCATCTCCTTCAGAG GATGTTGCAGGGAAGATCGCCGCATTCGTGAACCAGTCGTCAAGGGCGGTGTGCGTCCTCTCGGCGATGGGCTCCGTCTCCAGGGTCGTCCTACGCCACCCGGCAGATGCCTCCCCTATGTCAAGGGTTCATGCGTCTCAGCCTTACAAGAACCCTTCCATCTACGAG GGGTTCTATGAAATCCTGAGCCTGTCCGGCTCTTACAATCTGAACGAGGGATCACAGAGCCAACAGAGCGGCGGGCTCAGCGTCACGCTCTGCAGCCCCGACAGGAATGTGATTGGAGGAGTTTTGGGTGGACAACTAGTCGCAGCCAGTATGGTGCAG GTGGTGCTAGGGACTTTTCACCAGGCTGGGTCCAGACCAAAGTCCAAGAAAGCCGGGAAGCAGCCGGCCTTCAGCTCCGACTCCCTGACCGGCGGGCAAGAGGCGTCGCCCAGCTCTGGGCATAACCAAAATCTAACGCCGCCATCTGTGACAGGAGGGTGGCCTAGCTCTGGGATATTTGACACGCGAAGTTCCAGCATTGATATCAACTCATCTAGAGGCTAG
- the LOC133889839 gene encoding probable LRR receptor-like serine/threonine-protein kinase At1g63430 → MMRAAPSLLPVFLALQCGVVFLQCSAASAMGGDVLALMSFKRAIMEDPHSVLSDWIDADGNACDWHGVICSAPQGSVISLKLSNSSLKGFIAPELGQLSFLQELYLDHNLLFGTIPKQIGSLRSLRVLDLSVNRLTGPIPPELGGLSSVSVINFHSNGLTGNIPPELGKLQNLVELRLDRNKLKGSIPGSNTAGFSPAANSGSTAHNGLCPSPRLYVGDFSYNFLVGKIPPCLKYLPRASFQGNCFRDEYSIRQRAFQICKSGSTGQRGGINGFKHPTTGHKHERVQQPTWLLVLEIATGVLLVVFAVTGIITASRTCKLKPSIRISSWNRSKSWSDEITALIDSDMLKSLPKLSRQELEVACEDFSNIIGSSPETVVYKGTMKDGPEVSVISLCAFEGHWTSHHELFYQNKVIDLARLNHENIAKFLGYCRESDPFSRMLVFEYASNGTLFEHLHYGEGAQLSWLRRMKIAIGIAQGLRYLHTELQPPFAISELNSNSIYITEDFTPKLVDFECWKMMFSKNAKPANHFNSKASFPGNGDSPEDKHADIQCNTFAFGVILLEIISGRLPYCKDKGYLVDWATKYLQQAEEIGKLVDPELTNVRTEDLAVLCSVVSRCIDPDPSKRPSMQIITGVLENGIDLSAAAILKESSLAWAELALAL, encoded by the exons ATGATGAGGGCGGCGCCCAGCCTCCTCCCGGTTTTCCTCGCCTTGCAGTGCGGGGTGGTGTTCCTGCAATGCTCCGCGGCGTCTGCCATGGGCGGCGACG TTCTGGCGCTCATGTCATTCAAACGTGCCATCATGGAGGACCCTCACTCGGTGCTCTCGGACTGGATTGATGCGGACGGGAACGCCTGCGACTGGCATGGGGTGATCTGCTCCGCGCCGCAGGGCTCCGTCATCTCTCT GAAGCTGTCAAACTCATCTCTCAAGGGATTCATCGCACCGGAGCTTGGACAGCTGAGTTTCTTGCAAGAGCT GTATTTGGACCATAACCTGCTTTTTGGCACAATCCCGAAACAAATAGGCTCATTGAGGAGCCTGAGGGTTTTGGATTTGAGTGTTAATCGCCTCACTGGCCCTATCCCTCCTGAGTTAGGTGGCTTGAGCAGCGTAAGCGTAAT AAATTTCCATTCCAATGGATTGACCGGGAATATACCACCAGAGCTAGGCAAACTGCAGAATCTCGTTGAGCTGAGGTTAGACAGGAATAAACTGAAGGGATCAATTCCGGGAAGCAATACTGCCGGCTTTTCTCCGGCTGCAAATAGTGG ATCCACAGCTCACAATGGATTATGCCCTTCTCCTCGATTATATGTTGGGGATTTCTCTTACAACTTTCTTGTTGGAAAAATTCCACCTTGCTTGAAGTATCTTCCAAG GGCAAGTTTCCAAGGGAACTGCTTCCGGGACGAGTACTCTATCCGACAACGAGCTTTTCAAATCTGTAAAA GTGGTTCAACTGGCCAACGAGGTGGCATAAATGGATTTAAGCATCCAACTACTGGACATAAGCATGAAAGAGTGCAGCAACCAACTTGGCTTCTTGTTTTAGAAATTGCAACTGGTGTTCTTCTGGTTGTTTTTGCGGTCACTGGTATCATTACTGCTTCCAGAACCTGCAAGCTGAAGCCTTCTATAAGAATATCCTCATGGAATAGATCAAAAAGTTGGAGTGATGAGATAACAGCGTTGATTG ATTCTGATATGCTGAAAAGTTTGCCAAAATTAAGTCGCCAGGAGCTTGAAGTTGCCTGTGAGGATTTTAGCAACATTATTGGCTCATCTCCTGAGACTGTTGTCTACAAAGGAACCATGAAGGATGGGCCTGAAGTTTCTGTTATATCATTATGCGCCTTCGAAGGTCATTGGACTAGCCATCATGAACTCTTTTACCAAAATAAG GTTATTGATCTGGCAAGGTTGAATCATGAGAACATAGCAAAGTTTCTAGGCTATTGCAGAGAAAGTGATCCATTCTCTAGGATGTTAGTCTTTGAGTACGCATCAAATGGGACCCTATTTGAGCATCTGCATT ATGGGGAAGGAGCACAGCTATCTTGGCTCAGGCGAATGAAAATAGCCATTGGTATCGCCCAAGGTCTAAGGTACTTGCATACTGAGTTGCAGCCCCCGTTTGCTATATCTGAGCTGAATTCCAATTCCATCTACATTACAGAAGATTTTACTCCAAAG TTGGTTGATTTTGAGTGCTGGAAAATGATGTTCTCAAAAAATGCAAAACCTGCTAACCACTTCAATAGCAAAGCCTCTTTTCCTGGCAATGGGGATTCTCCGGAGGATAAGCATGCAGATATCCAATGCAACACATTTGCTTTTGGGGTGATTTTACTGGAGATTATCAGTGGACGGCTTCCTTATTGCAAGGACAAAGGCTATTTGGTTGACTGG GCTACCAAGTATCTCCAGCAGGCCGAGGAGATCGGGAAGCTAGTCGACCCTGAACTGACCAATGTGAGGACTGAGGACCTTGCAGTCCTTTGCAGCGTGGTGAGCCGCTGCATCGACCCTGACCCTTCCAAGAGACCGTCAATGCAGATCATCACAGGTGTGCTGGAGAATGGGATTGACTTGTCCGCAGCCGCCATCCTGAAGGAGTCTTCTCTAGCATGGGCCGAGCTCGCCTTGGCGTTGTAA
- the LOC133888371 gene encoding FT-interacting protein 3-like — MATYKLGVEVVSAHDLMPKDGQGSASACVELTFDGQRFRTAVKEKDLNPVWNERFYFNVSDPSNLPELALEAYVYNVNKSIEGSRSFLGKVRIAGTSFVPFPDAVVMHYPLEKRGMFSRVKGELGLKVFITNDPSIKASNTLPAMDPVSNNPPPAPSPAEQIAADITGTNLHTSQEHRPEVRTLHTIANEVHHHHNHGHLPASFGEQPSKYSVDQMKLEPQPPKIVRMYSAASQQPMDYALKETSPFLGGGQVVGGRVIRGEKHASTYDLVERMQYLFVRVVKARELPDMDATGSLDPFVEVRVGNYRGITKHFEKQKNPEWNAVFAFSRDRMQASVLEVVVKDKDLLKDDFVGMVRFDLNDVPIRVPPDSPLAPEWYRLVGKSGDKSMGELMLAVWIGTQADEAFPDAWHSDAATLEDPSAVTHMKSKVYHAPRLWYLRVNIIEAQDVAIFDKTRYADVFVRAQVGHQLGRTKPVQARNFNPFWNEDLMFVAAEPFEDHLVLTLEDRVGPNKDEMLGRVIIPLAMIDRRADDRIVHGKWFNLEKPVLVDVDQLKKEKFSTRLHLRLCLDGGYHVLDESTNYSSDLRPTAKQLWKPSIGLLELGILGAQGIVPMKTRDGKGSSDTYCVAKYGSKWVRTRTIMNNPNPRFNEQYTWEVYDPATVLTVGVFDNGQLGEKSGEKTCSGKDGKIGKVRIRLSTLETGRVYTHSYPLLVLHPSGVKKMGELHLAIRFSSTSLVNMLYLYSRPLLPKMHYVRPIPVLQVDMLRHQAVQIVAARLSRMEPPLRKEVVEYMTDFDSHLWSMRRSKANFFRLMSVFSGLFAVSKWFSGVCAWKNPITTVLVHILFIMLVCFPELILPTVFLYMFLIGIWNFRYRPRYPPHMNTKISHAEAVHPDELDEEFDTFPTSRSPEIVRMRYDRLRSVAGRIQTVVGDIATQGERVQALLSWRDPRATSIFVLFCLIAAIVLYVTPLQVLAALGGFYVMRHPRFRHRLPSVPVNFFRRLPARTDSML; from the coding sequence ATGGCAACATATAAGCTTGGTGTGGAGGTTGTAAGTGCCCATGACCTGATGCCCAAGGATGGGCAAGGTTCTGCGAGTGCCTGTGTCGAGCTCACTTTTGATGGGCAGAGGTTCCGCACGGCTGTCAAGGAGAAGGACCTGAACCCGGTGTGGAATGAGCGCTTCTACTTCAATGTGTCAGATCCTTCAAATCTTCCCGAGCTTGCCCTTGAAGCATATGTCTACAACGTAAACAAATCCATTGAAGGTTCCAGGTCCTTCCTTGGCAAGGTCAGGATTGCCGGAACCTCATTTGTGCCCTTTCCTGACGCGGTGGTCATGCATTATCCACTGGAGAAGCGTGGGATGTTCTCACGCGTCAAAGGAGAACTGGGTCTAAAAGTATTCATCACCAATGACCCCTCCATCAAAGCTTCAAACACTCTTCCGGCGATGGATCCTGTTTCAAATAATCCTCCTCCAGCTCCAAGTCCAGCAGAGCAAATAGCAGCTGATATAACTGGTACTAATCTGCACACATCTCAGGAGCATAGGCCTGAGGTGAGAACCTTACATACCATTGCCAATGAGGTACATCATCATCATAACCATGGCCATCTTCCAGCTAGTTTTGGAGAGCAGCCTTCCAAGTATTCTGTTGACCAGATGAAGCTTGAACCTCAACCTCCCAAGATTGTAAGAATGTATTCAGCAGCTTCCCAGCAGCCCATGGACTACGCACTCAAGGAGACTAGTCCTTTTCTTGGTGGTGGACAGGTTGTTGGTGGTCGGGTTATACGTGGCGAAAAACATGCTAGCACTTATGACCTTGTGGAGCGCATGCAGTATCTGTTTGTACGTGTGGTCAAGGCACGTGAATTGCCAGACATGGACGCCACTGGAAGCCTAGATCCTTTCGTCGAAGTGAGAGTTGGCAACTACAGGGGTATAACTAAGCACTTTGAGAAACAGAAGAACCCAGAGTGGAATGCAGTCTTTGCTTTTTCCAGAGACCGTATGCAGGCATCTGTCCTTGAAGTTGTGGTCAAAGACAAAGATTTGCTTAAGGATGACTTTGTTGGCATGGTGCGATTTGATCTGAATGATGTTCCAATCCGCGTGCCTCCTGACAGCCCACTGGCTCCAGAATGGTACCGGCTTGTTGGTAAGAGTGGGGATAAGTCGATGGGTGAACTCATGCTTGCAGTTTGGATTGGAACCCAAGCTGATGAGGCATTTCCTGATGCCTGGCATTCAGATGCTGCAACACTTGAAGATCCATCTGCTGTAACTCACATGAAGTCTAAAGTTTACCATGCTCCCAGATTGTGGTACCTGCGAGTTAATATAATTGAGGCCCAAGATGTTGCCATATTTGATAAGACCCGCTATGCAGATGTATTTGTGAGAGCCCAGGTGGGGCATCAACTCGGGAGGACAAAACCTGTTCAGGCCAGAAATTTCAACCCTTTTTGGAACGAAGACCTTATGTTTGTGGCTGCTGAACCTTTTGAGGATCACCTTGTTCTGACTCTTGAGGATCGTGTAGGTCCTAATAAGGACGAAATGCTTGGCCGTGTAATTATACCATTGGCAATGATTGATAGGCGGGCCGATGACCGTATTGTCCATGGAAAGTGGTTCAATCTCGAGAAGCCTGTACTTGTTGATGTGGACCAACTGAAGAAGGAAAAGTTCTCTACTCGGCTTCATCTCCGTCTCTGCCTGGATGGAGGTTACCATGTTCTTGATGAGTCTACAAACTACAGCAGTGACCTCAGACCAACAGCCAAGCAACTCTGGAAGCCGTCcattggcttgcttgagcttggtATCCTCGGTGCTCAAGGGATTGTTCCCATGAAAACACGAGATGGAAAAGGCTCATCAGACACGTATTGTGTTGCTAAGTATGGGTCCAAGTGGGTACGGACACGTACCATCATGAACAATCCAAACCCCAGATTCAATGAACAGTACACCTGGGAAGTCTATGATCCTGCAACTGTCCTTACTGTTGGTGTTTTTGACAACGGGCAGCTTGGAGAGAAGAGTGGGGAGAAGACATGCAGTGGGAAAGATGGGAAGATCGGTAAGGTTCGTATACGCCTTTCCACACTTGAAACTGGCCGTGTGTACACCCACTCTTATCCTCTCCTGGTTCTACATCCATCAGGGGTAAAAAAGATGGGTGAACTGCACCTAGCCATACGATTTTCCTCCACATCACTGGTAAACATGTTGTACCTGTACTCTCGCCCTTTGCTACCGAAAATGCACTATGTACGCCCAATACCGGTGCTTCAGGTTGATATGTTGCGCCATCAAGCTGTCCAGATTGTAGCTGCCCGACTTAGCCGGATGGAGCCACCTCTGAGAAAGGAAGTTGTTGAATACATGACAGATTTTGATTCTCACTTGTGGAGCATGAGGAGAAGCAAAGCAAACTTCTTCAGACTTATGTCAGTTTTCTCAGGCTTGTTTGCAGTCAGCAAGTGGTTCAGTGGTGTCTGTGCATGGAAGAACCCCATTACCACTGTACTAGTTCACATCCTCTTTATAATGTTGGTGTGCTTTCCGGAGCTCATACTTCCAACAGTGTTCTTGTACATGTTTCTTATAGGGATTTGGAACTTCCGCTATCGACCTCGTTATCCTCCACACATGAATACCAAGATCTCTCATGCGGAGGCTGTTCACCCTGATGAACTTGATGAGGAGTTTGATACATTCCCTACAAGCCGCAGCCCTGAGATTGTAAGGATGAGGTACGACAGACTGAGGAGTGTTGCTGGAAGGATACAGACTGTGGTTGGTGATATAGCAACACAAGGGGAGAGGGTTCAAGCGTTGCTTAGCTGGAGGGACCCTCGGGCCACATCAATCTTTGTCCTATTTTGCTTGATAGCAGCAATAGTCCTGTATGTTACACCACTTCAAGTTCTTGCTGCATTAGGAGGGTTCTATGTCATGAGGCACCCAAGGTTCAGACATAGGTTACCCTCAGTACCAGTAAACTTCTTCAGACGGTTGCCAGCAAGGACCGATAGTATGCTATAA